The Fulvivirga maritima genome segment CAAATGCGAAACAAAACATTTCATAATTATACAATATGTTGATGTATTACTCATACAAACATCTGCTGCAATAGCCCTTTTTTAAAGGTTTGGTCTTTCTCTAACTCTTGATTGGCAATATATATTTTGTCACTTAGCGATTTTAAGAACTGCCCGATTTTAACCTGCTCCCTTAAACTAGGTGTTTTAAATTTTATATCATTGAAGAATTCCACCACACTGAGATTAAGCAGTCCATGGTTTCTAGCTCCTTCTTGTGCTATTTTATGTAGCTCATGGTTAATACTCCCATGTTCAAGGAACGCCATAAAATAATCTGAATCATTATTCTCATTTAATTTGAAACATATATACAAGGTTGAAACAACACCTTTTTCGTATTTATCTAACCTCTTAATTGCCCCAAGTGGATAACCTTTGGAATAACTTTTATTATATGCAAACTCACCTTTATGTAGCAAATAATATCCTGTTACATCTTTCGCTGAAACTGACTTATTGAAATAATCCTCTTGGTTTACAAGGCCTTGCTGTGCTGAAATAGTTAATACATTAAGGTTATTCTCTTTATTTTTCCTTTTAACCCTTTCAAATACACTACCCAACCTCTTCTCCTCCCACTCAGGAAACTCCTCATCATTATCATCCTTAAACCGAATCTCCTGAGCAAAGAGCTTTTGCATAAGTCCTTTTTTGTATTGCTCCAACAGCTCCTTTTTACGGGTAAGCTGCTCGATCTTTTTATCAACAGCACTTAGGAAATCAGCTATTTTTTTCTGCTCGGGGAGGGAGGGAAGGTTTAATGGTATGCTCTTGAGATCACCAGTTGTAAAACCCTTAATTGAGGTGCCTTGTGAGTACCTGTGAAGCAAATTATTATTAGCTAAAAAATAATAAGCAATAAACTGACTAATATCTTTTTTGGGAGTCAAATTGGCAAAATCTTGACTAGTGCACAACTCCTTCTTATTTACAGCTAATTTTCCAACACCAACCCTCGAAACAAACAAAACACTATTAGCAGGAATAATTTTTGTTGCGCTTTCTTTAATTGCCTTATGGTTTAGA includes the following:
- a CDS encoding restriction endonuclease subunit S, coding for MFEKKEVKMVPKLRFKEFEDIWNNTKLGVIGSFRGGGTPSTKHNDYWNGDVPWISSSDVKESDILNLDINRFLNHKAIKESATKIIPANSVLFVSRVGVGKLAVNKKELCTSQDFANLTPKKDISQFIAYYFLANNNLLHRYSQGTSIKGFTTGDLKSIPLNLPSLPEQKKIADFLSAVDKKIEQLTRKKELLEQYKKGLMQKLFAQEIRFKDDNDEEFPEWEEKRLGSVFERVKRKNKENNLNVLTISAQQGLVNQEDYFNKSVSAKDVTGYYLLHKGEFAYNKSYSKGYPLGAIKRLDKYEKGVVSTLYICFKLNENNDSDYFMAFLEHGSINHELHKIAQEGARNHGLLNLSVVEFFNDIKFKTPSLREQVKIGQFLKSLSDKIYIANQELEKDQTFKKGLLQQMFV